One window from the genome of Streptomyces sp. NBC_00287 encodes:
- a CDS encoding cation-translocating P-type ATPase: MTHIDAGTEVDPGHPLPAPVGTGGLTAAEVAERVARGQVNDIPVRSSRSTVEIVRANVFTRFNAIIGVLWLIMLFVAPIQDSLFGFVILANTGIGIIQEWRAKKTLDSLAVIGEARPTVRRDGVAAEVTTAEIVLDDLIEIGPGDKAVVDGVCVEVDGLEIDESLLTGEADPVVKQPGDQILSGSFVVAGGGAFQATRVGREAYAAQLAEEASRFTLVHSELRSGISTILKYVTWMMIPAALGLVVTQLFVKDKDLDDSIARTVGGIVPMVPEGLVLLTSVAFAIGVIRLGRKQCLVQELPAIEGLARVDVVCLDKTGTLTEGGMDVTELRTLNGSDEGYVRTVLGALGESDPRPNASLQAIIDAYPDAEDWRCTESLPFSSARKYSGATFSEGGGESSTWLLGAPDVLLAPDDPALAETGRLNEQGLRVLLLARTGRELDDPDVAAGAKPTALVVLEQRLRPDAADTLRYFAEQNVRAKVISGDNAVSVGAVANKLGLTGTTVDARTLPRDKDGMATALDEATMFGRVTPQQKRDMVGALQSHGHNVAMTGDGVNDVLALKDADIGVAMGSGSEATRAVAQIVLLNNSFATLPSVVAEGRRVIGNITRVATLFLVKTVYSVLLAVLVVCWQVEYPFLPRHLTLLSTLTIGVPAFFLALAPNKERAQPHFVRRVMRYSIPGGVLAAIATFLTYLIARHYYSGEGALDAETSAATLTLFLISMWVLAIIARPYTWWRVALVASMGLGFVLVLVVPWLQEFFALKLVGVTMPWIAVGISVVAAAALEFTWKWVDRRVPA; encoded by the coding sequence ATGACGCACATCGACGCGGGCACCGAAGTCGATCCCGGCCATCCCCTGCCCGCCCCGGTGGGTACGGGCGGACTGACCGCCGCCGAAGTGGCCGAGCGGGTCGCGCGGGGGCAGGTCAACGACATACCGGTGCGCAGCAGCCGGTCCACCGTCGAGATCGTCCGGGCCAATGTCTTCACCCGGTTCAACGCGATCATCGGCGTGCTCTGGCTGATCATGCTGTTCGTCGCGCCGATCCAGGACAGCCTGTTCGGCTTCGTCATCCTCGCCAACACCGGTATCGGCATCATCCAGGAGTGGCGGGCGAAGAAGACCCTGGACTCCCTCGCCGTCATCGGGGAGGCCCGGCCCACCGTGCGGCGCGACGGGGTCGCCGCCGAGGTGACCACCGCCGAGATCGTGCTGGACGACCTGATCGAGATCGGGCCGGGTGACAAGGCTGTCGTCGACGGGGTGTGCGTCGAGGTCGACGGCCTGGAGATCGACGAGTCACTGCTCACCGGCGAGGCCGACCCGGTCGTCAAACAGCCCGGGGACCAGATCCTCTCCGGCAGCTTCGTGGTCGCGGGCGGCGGCGCCTTCCAGGCCACCAGGGTGGGTCGCGAGGCCTACGCCGCCCAGCTCGCCGAGGAGGCCTCCCGCTTCACCCTGGTCCACTCCGAGCTGCGCTCCGGTATCTCCACGATCCTCAAGTACGTGACCTGGATGATGATCCCGGCCGCGCTCGGCCTGGTCGTCACCCAGCTCTTCGTGAAGGACAAGGACCTCGACGACTCGATTGCCCGGACCGTCGGCGGCATCGTCCCGATGGTCCCCGAGGGCCTGGTCCTGCTCACGTCCGTCGCCTTCGCCATCGGTGTCATCCGGCTTGGCCGAAAACAGTGCCTCGTCCAGGAGCTCCCCGCTATCGAGGGCCTCGCCCGCGTCGATGTCGTCTGCCTCGACAAGACCGGCACCCTCACCGAGGGCGGCATGGACGTCACCGAGCTCAGAACGCTCAACGGCAGCGACGAGGGTTACGTCCGCACGGTCCTCGGCGCCCTCGGCGAGTCCGACCCCCGCCCCAACGCCTCCCTCCAGGCCATCATCGACGCCTACCCCGACGCCGAGGACTGGCGCTGCACCGAGTCCCTGCCCTTCTCCTCCGCCCGCAAGTACAGCGGCGCCACCTTCAGCGAGGGGGGCGGCGAGTCCAGTACGTGGCTGCTGGGGGCGCCCGATGTCCTGCTCGCCCCGGACGACCCCGCGCTCGCGGAGACCGGGCGGCTCAACGAGCAGGGCCTGCGTGTCCTCCTCCTCGCCCGCACCGGACGCGAGCTCGACGACCCCGACGTGGCCGCGGGCGCCAAGCCGACCGCCCTGGTGGTGCTGGAGCAGCGGCTGCGGCCCGACGCCGCGGACACGCTGCGCTACTTCGCCGAGCAGAACGTCAGAGCCAAGGTCATCTCCGGCGACAACGCGGTCTCCGTGGGCGCGGTCGCCAACAAGCTCGGGCTGACGGGGACGACCGTCGACGCCCGTACGTTGCCGCGCGACAAGGACGGCATGGCGACGGCCCTCGACGAGGCCACGATGTTCGGGCGCGTCACTCCGCAGCAGAAGCGGGACATGGTCGGCGCGCTCCAGTCGCACGGGCACAACGTCGCCATGACCGGCGACGGCGTGAACGACGTCCTGGCCCTGAAGGACGCCGACATCGGCGTGGCCATGGGCTCGGGGTCGGAGGCCACCCGCGCCGTTGCGCAGATCGTGCTGCTGAACAACAGCTTCGCGACGCTTCCCTCGGTCGTCGCCGAGGGGCGGCGGGTCATCGGGAACATCACGCGGGTCGCCACGCTGTTCCTGGTGAAGACCGTGTACTCGGTGCTGCTTGCCGTGCTGGTGGTGTGCTGGCAGGTGGAATACCCGTTCCTGCCACGGCACTTGACTCTGCTCTCCACCCTGACGATCGGCGTCCCGGCCTTCTTCCTCGCCCTCGCGCCGAACAAGGAGCGGGCGCAACCGCACTTCGTGCGGCGGGTGATGCGGTACTCGATCCCGGGTGGGGTGCTGGCCGCGATCGCGACCTTCCTGACGTATCTGATCGCCCGTCACTACTACTCGGGCGAGGGGGCGTTGGACGCGGAGACCAGTGCGGCGACGCTCACGCTGTTCCTGATCTCGATGTGGGTACTGGCGATCATCGCGCGGCCGTACACCTGGTGGCGGGTGGCGCTGGTCGCGTCCATGGGCCTGGGGTTTGTGCTGGTGCTGGTCGTGCCGTGGCTTCAGGAGTTCTTCGCGCTGAAGCTGGTGGGGGTCACGATGCCGTGGATCGCGGTGGGGATCTCGGTGGTCGCGGCGGCCGCCCTGGAGTTCACATGGAAGTGGGTCGACCGCCGCGTTCCCGCGTAG
- a CDS encoding sacsin N-terminal ATP-binding-like domain-containing protein — protein MSKFVRPAVEGADPFGTARLRRGVLDAWATSPARFREDANAEEDLVLGGYRDRLVVELAQNAADAAARAGVPGRLRLTLRDGVLVAANTGAPLDAAGVESLSTLRASAKRDTPSIGRFGVGFAAVLSVTDEPAVVGRHGGVRWSLAEARELAADTARHSPGLGDEIRRRDGHVPLLRLPFAAEGTAPGPYDTAVILPLRDTAAADLAERLLHAVDDALLLALPGLTEVVIETDTVRTLSRRTDGVFTVVEDSRDGITHWRTALAHGPLTAELLADRPVEERLRPHWSITWAVPAEADGSPARPRTNSVVHAPTPSDEPLGVPALLIASFPLDTTRRHAAPGPLTDFLVERAADAYAELLAEWRPVTAGIIDLVPGPLGKGELDGALRAAILQRLPRTSFLPPALEATDDLPEALRPRDAEVVEGAGSDTVRVLAEVLPTLLPAGLERRVELRTLGVARVPLTDAVDRLAGLEKEPGWWRRLYDSLAGVDPDRLSGLPVPLADGRTTIGPRQVLLPTPDGTGIDPEILARLGLKVAHPDAAHPLLEKLGALPATPRAVLTTPQVRAAVATSLDDEGGLDWEQEAPDAEELADTVLALVRDADLEPGDEPWLGALALPDEEGELAPAGELVLPGSAFHQVMREGELAAVDAELADKWGEQPLAACGVLATFALVRATDVVLDPDELEPREGDFAEPDDAGLLDAVDVWSEDILDRFPDTPVPPVATELVAVRDLDLVDDDKWPQALTLLAQPPLRDAITQQVRILLPDGTHEVVRPYTAWWLRGHPVLDGRRPAGLLASGGDPLLRGLYDEADATGFDDEQVLRALGVRTSVAALLDEPGGAAELLDRLADPERTVTGTQLHALYSALADLDPEQVTLPDELRAVVDGRVEVVDAADAMVVDSPDLLPFTEGIPLLPVRPARAAELAELFQVRRLSESVTGEVDSEGAEHDVPDSVRVLLGPRTPSSYVEHEELVVDGVEIDWRLTDDGVLHASTLEGVAAGLAWAAGQWPRRFEVAALLEDPSRTQELARDRWFD, from the coding sequence GTGAGCAAGTTCGTGCGGCCGGCCGTCGAGGGAGCGGATCCGTTCGGGACCGCCCGGCTGCGACGTGGGGTACTGGACGCCTGGGCCACCAGCCCCGCCCGGTTCCGGGAGGACGCCAACGCCGAGGAGGACCTCGTCCTCGGCGGATATCGGGACCGGCTCGTCGTCGAGCTCGCTCAGAACGCCGCCGACGCCGCCGCCCGCGCGGGCGTGCCCGGACGGCTCCGACTCACCCTGCGCGACGGCGTCCTCGTCGCCGCCAACACCGGCGCCCCCCTCGACGCCGCCGGTGTCGAGTCGCTCTCCACGCTCCGGGCGTCCGCCAAGCGGGACACGCCCTCCATCGGCCGCTTCGGCGTGGGTTTCGCCGCCGTCCTCTCGGTCACCGACGAGCCCGCCGTCGTCGGCCGGCACGGCGGGGTGCGCTGGTCGCTCGCGGAGGCCCGTGAGCTGGCCGCCGACACCGCCCGGCACAGCCCCGGTCTGGGGGACGAGATCCGCCGCCGCGACGGGCATGTGCCCCTGCTCCGGCTCCCCTTCGCCGCCGAGGGCACCGCCCCCGGCCCCTACGACACGGCCGTCATCCTGCCGCTGCGCGACACGGCCGCCGCCGACCTCGCCGAGCGCCTCCTGCACGCCGTCGACGACGCCCTCCTGCTCGCCCTGCCGGGGCTCACCGAGGTCGTCATCGAGACGGACACCGTACGGACGCTCAGCCGCCGCACCGACGGCGTCTTCACCGTCGTGGAGGACTCGCGGGACGGCATCACCCACTGGCGTACGGCCCTCGCGCACGGGCCGCTCACGGCGGAGCTGCTCGCCGACCGGCCCGTGGAGGAGCGGCTGCGGCCCCACTGGTCCATCACCTGGGCCGTGCCCGCCGAAGCGGACGGCTCCCCGGCACGGCCGCGCACCAACTCCGTCGTGCACGCCCCGACGCCGAGCGACGAGCCGCTCGGGGTGCCCGCGCTGCTCATCGCCTCTTTCCCGCTGGACACCACGCGGCGGCACGCCGCCCCCGGCCCGCTGACCGACTTCCTCGTCGAGCGCGCGGCCGACGCCTACGCTGAGCTGCTCGCCGAGTGGCGGCCGGTGACCGCGGGGATCATCGACCTCGTGCCCGGGCCGCTCGGGAAGGGCGAGCTGGACGGCGCGCTGCGTGCGGCGATCCTCCAGCGGCTGCCGCGGACCTCTTTCCTGCCGCCCGCCCTCGAAGCCACCGACGATCTTCCCGAGGCGCTGCGGCCGCGGGACGCCGAGGTGGTCGAGGGCGCGGGCTCCGACACCGTGCGCGTGCTCGCCGAAGTGCTGCCCACCCTGCTGCCCGCCGGGCTCGAACGGCGGGTGGAGCTGCGGACGTTGGGCGTCGCCCGGGTTCCGCTGACCGATGCCGTGGACCGGCTGGCCGGTCTGGAGAAGGAGCCGGGCTGGTGGCGGCGGCTTTACGACAGCCTCGCCGGCGTCGACCCCGACCGGTTGTCCGGGCTTCCGGTACCGCTGGCGGACGGACGCACCACCATCGGCCCGCGCCAGGTGCTGCTGCCCACTCCGGACGGCACGGGGATCGACCCCGAGATCCTCGCCCGGCTCGGCCTCAAGGTCGCCCACCCGGACGCCGCCCACCCGCTGCTGGAGAAGCTCGGCGCGCTGCCCGCCACCCCGCGGGCCGTGCTCACCACCCCGCAGGTGCGGGCCGCCGTAGCCACCTCCCTGGACGACGAGGGCGGCCTCGACTGGGAGCAGGAGGCGCCCGACGCCGAGGAACTGGCCGACACCGTCCTCGCGTTGGTGCGGGACGCCGACCTCGAACCCGGTGACGAGCCCTGGCTCGGCGCCCTCGCCCTGCCCGACGAGGAAGGCGAGTTGGCGCCCGCCGGCGAGCTGGTGCTGCCCGGCAGCGCCTTCCACCAGGTCATGCGCGAGGGTGAACTCGCCGCCGTGGACGCCGAACTGGCCGACAAGTGGGGCGAACAGCCCCTCGCCGCCTGCGGAGTGCTCGCCACCTTCGCGCTCGTCCGGGCCACGGACGTCGTCCTCGACCCCGATGAACTGGAGCCCCGCGAAGGGGACTTCGCCGAGCCCGACGACGCCGGGCTGCTGGACGCCGTGGACGTGTGGAGCGAGGACATCCTCGACCGCTTCCCGGACACACCGGTGCCGCCCGTCGCCACGGAACTGGTCGCCGTACGCGACCTCGACCTCGTCGACGACGACAAGTGGCCCCAGGCCCTCACCCTCCTCGCCCAGCCGCCGCTCAGGGATGCCATCACCCAGCAGGTGCGCATCCTCCTGCCCGACGGCACGCACGAGGTCGTACGGCCCTACACCGCCTGGTGGTTGCGCGGGCACCCCGTGCTCGACGGCCGCCGCCCCGCCGGACTGCTCGCCTCCGGCGGCGACCCGCTCCTGCGCGGCCTGTACGACGAGGCCGACGCGACCGGGTTCGACGACGAACAGGTGCTGCGAGCCCTGGGCGTACGGACGTCGGTGGCGGCCCTGCTCGACGAGCCGGGCGGCGCCGCCGAGCTGCTGGACCGGCTCGCCGACCCCGAGCGGACCGTGACCGGCACCCAACTCCACGCCCTGTACAGCGCCTTGGCCGATCTCGACCCCGAGCAGGTGACCCTGCCCGACGAGCTGCGGGCCGTGGTCGACGGCCGGGTGGAGGTGGTGGACGCGGCCGACGCCATGGTCGTCGACTCGCCCGACCTGCTGCCCTTCACCGAGGGCATCCCGCTGCTGCCGGTACGGCCGGCGCGGGCCGCCGAGCTGGCGGAGCTGTTCCAGGTGCGGCGCCTGAGCGAGTCCGTCACCGGCGAGGTCGACTCCGAGGGCGCCGAGCACGACGTACCGGACTCGGTGCGGGTGCTGCTGGGCCCGCGGACCCCGTCCTCCTACGTCGAGCACGAGGAACTCGTCGTGGACGGCGTGGAGATCGACTGGCGGCTCACCGACGACGGCGTGCTGCACGCGTCCACGCTGGAGGGCGTCGCCGCGGGTCTGGCCTGGGCGGCCGGGCAGTGGCCGCGCCGGTTCGAGGTGGCGGCGCTGCTGGAGGATCCCTCGCGGACACAGGAGCTGGCGCGGGACCGCTGGTTCGACTGA
- a CDS encoding DUF3027 domain-containing protein — protein MSAATTRSRTPDRLCAEATDLARTAAEEAAAPGVVGEHVGLVSEGDRVVTHFFECKELGYRGWRWAVTVARASRAKFVTLDEVVLLPGPDALLAPEWVPWSERLRPGDMGPGDLLPTDAEDLRLEPGYTGEDEPVPSSPVSHEMAELVEAEDAEVTAGTPAHLPVAPTRGSIAAVAEELGMRRARVLSRYGLHVAADRWEEAFGAKTPMAQAAPASCVSCGFLMRLGGSLGQAFGVCANEFSPADGRVVSLTYGCGGHSEAAVMPKPPQPAPPVIDETRVDPFPLRPAPDSGSVPAVSDEDAADLGHS, from the coding sequence GTGAGCGCAGCGACAACGCGAAGCCGCACCCCCGACCGCCTGTGCGCCGAGGCGACCGACCTCGCCCGCACCGCCGCCGAGGAGGCAGCCGCACCCGGCGTCGTCGGGGAGCACGTGGGTCTGGTCTCCGAGGGCGACCGCGTTGTCACGCACTTCTTCGAGTGCAAGGAGCTCGGGTACCGCGGCTGGCGCTGGGCCGTGACCGTGGCGAGGGCCTCCCGCGCGAAGTTCGTGACCTTGGACGAGGTCGTCCTGCTGCCAGGACCGGACGCGCTGCTGGCCCCCGAGTGGGTGCCGTGGAGCGAGCGGCTGCGCCCCGGCGACATGGGCCCCGGCGACCTGCTCCCCACCGACGCCGAGGACCTCCGCCTGGAGCCCGGCTACACCGGCGAGGACGAGCCGGTGCCGAGCTCGCCCGTCTCGCACGAGATGGCCGAGCTGGTCGAGGCCGAGGACGCCGAGGTCACCGCCGGCACCCCCGCCCACCTGCCGGTCGCCCCCACCCGGGGCTCGATCGCCGCGGTCGCCGAGGAACTGGGCATGCGCCGGGCCCGGGTCCTGTCCCGCTACGGCCTCCATGTCGCCGCGGACCGCTGGGAGGAGGCGTTCGGCGCCAAGACCCCGATGGCACAGGCCGCCCCCGCTTCCTGCGTCAGCTGCGGCTTCCTGATGCGGCTCGGCGGCTCCCTGGGCCAGGCCTTCGGCGTCTGCGCCAACGAGTTCTCCCCGGCCGACGGCCGCGTCGTCTCCCTGACCTACGGCTGCGGCGGCCACTCCGAGGCGGCCGTCATGCCCAAGCCCCCGCAGCCGGCCCCACCGGTGATCGACGAGACGAGGGTCGACCCCTTCCCACTGCGCCCGGCACCGGACTCGGGATCGGTACCGGCGGTGTCGGACGAGGACGCGGCGGACTTGGGTCACTCCTAG
- a CDS encoding MFS transporter, with product MAAARTPQGATGVGGDRGRSRSGGSGRLGGAVRSVGRALHFPVTGTARGIRKATHAQGAGESGLGKLIELHGVNGAGDMMITVALASTVFFSVPTDEARGRVALYLGITMAPFTLLAPVIGPLLDRVPHGRRAAMACAMLARALLALVLSRAVITGGIELYPAALGVLVSSKAYGVVRSAVVPRLLPPRFSLVKANSRVTLGGLLATGVAAPIGAGLQAIGPRWPLYGAFVIFMLGAFLSFTLPPKVDSAKGEDTALLAADEQHLHGPHLKPVKRPGLRTVGLAVTHALGANAALRCLSGFLIFFLAFLLREHPLAGQSAAVSLGIVAVSAGVGNACGTAVGAWLRSRAPEIIIVTVVGVVLTAAITAAAFFSAALVACLAAVAGFSQALAKLSLDALIQRDVPELVRTSAFARSETLLQMSWVLGGAIGIVLPLNGTLGMTVGATIVAAGWLTTVHGLIVSARHGGPPRTGVA from the coding sequence GTGGCAGCCGCGCGGACGCCTCAAGGAGCCACCGGGGTCGGTGGGGACAGGGGCCGCAGCAGAAGCGGCGGTTCGGGCCGACTCGGCGGCGCCGTCCGCTCCGTCGGACGTGCCCTGCACTTTCCGGTCACCGGCACCGCCCGCGGTATCCGCAAGGCGACGCACGCGCAAGGAGCGGGCGAGTCAGGCCTCGGCAAGCTGATCGAACTGCACGGCGTGAACGGCGCCGGGGACATGATGATCACCGTCGCCCTAGCCTCCACCGTGTTCTTCTCCGTGCCCACCGACGAGGCCCGCGGCCGGGTCGCGCTCTACCTGGGCATCACCATGGCGCCCTTCACGCTCCTCGCGCCCGTGATCGGCCCCCTCCTCGACCGCGTCCCGCACGGCCGCCGGGCGGCGATGGCATGCGCGATGCTCGCCCGGGCCCTGCTCGCGCTGGTCCTGTCCCGCGCGGTGATCACCGGCGGCATCGAGCTGTACCCGGCGGCGCTCGGCGTGCTGGTGTCGTCGAAGGCGTACGGCGTGGTCAGAAGCGCGGTCGTGCCCCGGCTGCTGCCACCCCGCTTCTCCCTGGTGAAGGCGAACTCACGGGTCACCCTCGGCGGGCTGCTGGCCACCGGGGTGGCCGCGCCGATCGGCGCCGGGCTCCAGGCGATCGGGCCCCGCTGGCCGCTCTACGGCGCCTTCGTGATCTTCATGCTGGGCGCGTTCCTGTCGTTCACGCTGCCGCCGAAGGTCGACTCGGCGAAGGGCGAGGACACCGCGCTGCTGGCGGCGGACGAGCAGCATCTGCACGGACCGCACCTCAAGCCCGTCAAGCGCCCCGGGCTGCGCACGGTCGGCCTCGCCGTCACCCACGCGCTCGGCGCCAACGCCGCCCTGCGCTGTCTGTCCGGCTTCCTGATCTTCTTCCTCGCCTTCCTGCTGCGCGAGCATCCGCTGGCCGGCCAGAGCGCCGCGGTGTCGCTGGGCATAGTGGCCGTCTCGGCCGGGGTGGGCAACGCCTGCGGTACGGCGGTCGGGGCGTGGCTGCGATCGCGCGCCCCGGAGATCATCATCGTGACCGTCGTGGGCGTTGTGCTGACCGCGGCGATCACCGCGGCGGCCTTCTTCAGCGCCGCCCTGGTGGCCTGCCTCGCGGCGGTCGCCGGGTTCTCGCAGGCGCTGGCCAAGCTGTCCCTGGACGCGCTGATCCAGCGGGACGTCCCGGAGCTGGTGCGCACCTCCGCCTTCGCCCGCTCCGAGACGCTGCTGCAGATGTCCTGGGTGCTCGGCGGCGCGATCGGCATCGTGCTGCCGCTGAACGGCACCCTGGGCATGACGGTGGGCGCCACGATCGTCGCCGCGGGCTGGCTGACCACGGTCCACGGCCTGATCGTCTCGGCCCGGCACGGCGGCCCACCGCGGACTGGGGTGGCGTAA
- a CDS encoding DUF2771 domain-containing protein produces the protein MRRRRALAAAGAVSAGLLVLSACDKPTPIATITVGSSSVSEEATCGGEGEALQTADLTKCLKDTDIESISVDPDETVRFGVDPEIADNGWTILMNGQPLLTEPLKKTYTTIPGSVFFNAQYGAQGNSTLVSIREGGENETTGLWSFKLKKDS, from the coding sequence GTGCGACGCCGCCGCGCGCTCGCCGCCGCCGGCGCCGTATCCGCCGGACTGCTCGTCCTTTCGGCCTGCGACAAGCCCACGCCGATCGCCACGATCACCGTCGGTTCGTCCTCGGTCAGCGAGGAGGCCACCTGCGGTGGCGAGGGTGAGGCCCTGCAGACCGCGGACCTGACGAAGTGCCTGAAGGACACCGACATCGAGTCCATCAGCGTGGACCCGGACGAGACCGTTCGCTTCGGTGTCGACCCGGAGATCGCGGACAACGGCTGGACGATCCTGATGAACGGCCAGCCGCTGCTCACCGAGCCCCTCAAGAAGACGTACACGACGATCCCGGGCAGCGTGTTCTTCAACGCCCAGTACGGCGCGCAGGGCAACTCGACTCTGGTGTCCATCCGAGAAGGCGGCGAGAACGAAACCACCGGTCTGTGGTCCTTCAAGCTGAAGAAGGACAGCTGA
- a CDS encoding futalosine hydrolase codes for MVLQAEEGQLIASPARILVATAVPAERDAVARAFPGDVLAVGVGPARAAATTATALTRTSYDLVISAGIAGGFAPHAPVGSLVVADEITAADLGAETPDGFLPVTELGFGTVTHRPPEALVRETATATGALTGAVLTVSTVTGTALRATALRERHPTALAEAMEGFGVAEAAAAHGVPVLEIRAVSNAVGPRDRASWRIGEALDALAAGFGKLTPVLESWKSV; via the coding sequence GTGGTCCTTCAAGCTGAAGAAGGACAGCTGATCGCGTCCCCCGCACGCATCCTCGTGGCCACCGCCGTCCCCGCCGAGCGGGACGCGGTGGCACGGGCGTTCCCGGGTGACGTCCTGGCCGTGGGCGTCGGTCCGGCCCGTGCCGCCGCCACGACGGCCACGGCCCTCACGAGGACCTCGTACGACCTGGTGATCTCCGCCGGAATCGCCGGCGGTTTCGCCCCCCACGCCCCCGTCGGCTCCCTCGTCGTCGCCGACGAGATCACTGCGGCCGACCTGGGCGCCGAGACGCCCGACGGCTTCCTGCCGGTCACCGAGCTCGGCTTCGGCACCGTCACCCACCGTCCCCCCGAAGCACTCGTACGGGAGACCGCGACCGCCACCGGCGCCCTGACCGGCGCCGTGCTCACCGTCTCCACCGTGACCGGCACCGCCCTCCGCGCCACCGCGCTGCGCGAGCGCCACCCGACGGCCCTCGCCGAGGCCATGGAGGGCTTCGGGGTCGCCGAGGCGGCCGCCGCGCACGGCGTGCCCGTGCTGGAGATCCGGGCCGTGTCGAATGCCGTGGGCCCGCGCGACCGCGCGTCCTGGCGCATCGGCGAGGCACTCGACGCCCTGGCGGCGGGCTTCGGGAAGCTCACACCCGTACTGGAGAGTTGGAAGTCGGTATGA
- a CDS encoding 1,4-dihydroxy-6-naphthoate synthase → MRLQIAYSPCPNDTFVFDALAHGRIPGGPELDVTFADIDLTNGMAERGELDVLKVSYAVLPYVLDEYALLPCGGALGRGCGPLVLTREAGVDLTGRTVAVPSERSTAYLLFRLWAAETLPGGVGEIVVMPFHEIMPAVRDGKVDAGLVIHEARFTYQNYGLHKLADMGEHWEHTTGLPIPLGAIIAKRALGAERLTHLAESIRASVLAAWDDPEVSRPYVMEHAQEMDPAVADQHIGLYVNEFTADLGEDGYAAVRGLLTRAAAEGLLPPLGPDALDFP, encoded by the coding sequence ATGAGGCTGCAGATCGCGTACTCCCCCTGCCCGAACGACACCTTCGTCTTCGACGCCCTCGCGCACGGCCGGATCCCCGGCGGGCCCGAGCTGGACGTGACGTTCGCGGACATCGACCTCACCAACGGCATGGCCGAGCGCGGTGAGTTGGATGTGCTGAAGGTGTCGTACGCGGTGCTGCCGTACGTCCTCGACGAGTACGCGCTGCTGCCCTGCGGGGGCGCGCTGGGCCGGGGTTGCGGTCCGCTGGTGCTGACCCGGGAGGCCGGGGTGGACCTCACCGGCCGTACGGTCGCGGTGCCCAGCGAGCGGTCGACGGCGTACCTGCTGTTCCGCCTCTGGGCAGCGGAAACCCTCCCGGGCGGGGTCGGGGAGATCGTGGTGATGCCGTTCCACGAGATCATGCCGGCCGTGCGGGACGGGAAGGTCGACGCGGGACTCGTCATCCACGAGGCCCGGTTCACGTACCAGAACTACGGGCTGCACAAGCTCGCGGACATGGGCGAGCACTGGGAGCACACCACCGGGCTGCCCATCCCGCTCGGCGCGATCATCGCCAAGCGGGCCCTCGGCGCCGAGCGGCTGACCCACCTCGCCGAGTCGATCCGCGCCTCGGTGCTGGCCGCCTGGGACGACCCCGAGGTGTCCCGGCCGTATGTCATGGAGCACGCCCAGGAGATGGACCCGGCCGTCGCCGACCAGCACATCGGGCTGTACGTCAATGAGTTCACAGCGGATCTCGGCGAGGACGGTTATGCGGCCGTGCGCGGGCTGCTCACACGTGCGGCGGCCGAGGGGCTGTTGCCGCCCCTCGGCCCGGATGCACTGGATTTCCCCTGA
- a CDS encoding cold-shock protein: MPTGKVKWFNSEKGFGFLSRDDGGDVFVHSSVLPAGVETLKPGQRVEFGVVAGQRGDQALSVTILDPTPSVAAAQRKKPDELASIVQDLTTLLENITPMLERGRYPDKAAGKKIAGLLRAVADQLDV; this comes from the coding sequence GTGCCTACCGGCAAGGTCAAGTGGTTCAACAGCGAGAAGGGCTTCGGCTTTCTCTCCCGCGACGACGGCGGTGACGTCTTCGTCCATTCCTCGGTCCTCCCCGCCGGAGTCGAGACGCTCAAGCCGGGCCAGCGAGTCGAGTTCGGGGTCGTCGCCGGGCAGCGCGGCGACCAGGCCCTGTCCGTCACGATTCTCGACCCGACCCCCTCGGTCGCTGCGGCGCAGCGCAAGAAGCCGGACGAGCTGGCTTCCATCGTCCAGGATTTGACGACCCTCCTTGAGAACATCACGCCGATGCTGGAGAGGGGCCGCTATCCCGACAAGGCCGCCGGCAAGAAGATCGCCGGTCTGCTGCGCGCGGTGGCAGACCAGCTCGACGTATAA
- a CDS encoding HAD family hydrolase — MAHMASTENPASARTVGFDLDMTLIDSRPGIHACYTALAERTGTYVDADLAITRLGPPLEEELANWFPAARLKEIAELYRSMYPEFAIGATPALPGAVDAIAAVRAAGGRAIVVTAKYEPNAKLHLDHLGIEPDAVIGDLWAERKAEALREYAAGVYVGDHLGDVRGARTAEALSVAVATGPYDADALRAAGADVVLADLTHFPQWLAGYWPARA; from the coding sequence ATGGCCCATATGGCCTCCACCGAGAACCCCGCGTCCGCCCGCACCGTCGGCTTCGACCTCGACATGACCCTCATCGACTCCCGCCCCGGCATCCACGCCTGCTACACCGCGCTCGCCGAGCGCACCGGGACCTACGTCGACGCCGACCTCGCGATCACCCGGCTCGGGCCGCCGCTGGAGGAGGAGCTCGCCAACTGGTTCCCGGCGGCGCGGCTCAAGGAGATCGCCGAGCTGTACCGGTCGATGTACCCGGAGTTCGCCATCGGCGCGACCCCCGCACTCCCCGGCGCCGTCGACGCCATCGCAGCCGTACGCGCCGCGGGCGGTCGCGCGATCGTCGTCACCGCCAAGTACGAGCCCAACGCCAAGCTCCACCTCGACCACCTCGGCATCGAGCCCGACGCGGTGATAGGCGACCTGTGGGCCGAGCGGAAGGCGGAGGCGCTGCGCGAGTACGCCGCCGGCGTCTACGTCGGCGACCACCTGGGCGACGTACGCGGCGCCCGGACCGCCGAGGCGCTCTCCGTCGCCGTCGCGACCGGGCCCTACGACGCCGACGCCCTGCGCGCGGCCGGTGCCGATGTGGTGCTCGCCGACCTCACGCACTTCCCGCAGTGGCTCGCGGGCTACTGGCCCGCCCGCGCCTGA